One Pseudobutyrivibrio xylanivorans genomic window, GTTGGTGGAAATCACTAATAAGTTTTCAGAAAAAAGGGCAAGTTATGTAGACTTTAGACATCAAAAGTGATAACATATCTCTAACATCATTGATTGACAAAAAGTCCGAAGAAGTATACTTCCTCGGACTTTTTTCATTCTTTCCCAATCTCATATTTACAGGCTCTATCATAAAAAGTTGATTTCGGCATACCGCACTGTCTGGCAGCCTCTGCCAAAGGAATCTCCTTTTGCCTCCATCTGCGATAAACCTTATTGAAATTCTTAGGCAGTGGACTTGGAGCAGGTCCAAACCTAATCCCCTTCGCCTTTGCAGCTGCGATACCTTCAGCCTGGCGCTGTCGAATATTAACCCTCTCGTTTTCTGCCACATAGCTTAACAATGCCAGCACAACATCTGTAAGAAATGTGCCCATCAAATCCTTGCCTCGTCTGGTATCCAACAGTGGATTGTCAATTACAACAATATCAGCCTTTTTCTCTTTTGTTATCATCTTCCACTGCTCCAAAATGTCTTCGTAATTGCGCCCCAACCGGTCTATGCTTTTCACATATATCACGTCGTCTGGCTTCAATTTCCTAATCAACTTTTTATAGCCTTCCCTGTTAAAATCCTTTCCAGACTGTTTATCTACATAGATATTTTTCTTTGAAATATTCATACCCTGCAGCGCGATGAGTTGCCTATCTTCCTTCTGATGCTTGTCACTCACCCTTGCATATCCATATTCCTTTCCCATTGCCCCATCTCCTTACACAAAAATAGCCAGGAGCGAATCATAAATCCACTCCTGGCTAAAGAATTCTAGCATTAAATTGTTAAATCTTAGCAACGTCCACTAATGTGTACTCTGTAGTTGCTGACTCAAGAGATGTTGCAAGTGCCACTGCAGTATCCATGGCTGTGATACAGTTGATACCAGTCTCGATGGCGTTTCTTCTGATGAGGAAGCCATCACGGGTCTTGTCACCGTGGCCCTGTGTAGGTGTGTCGATTACAAGGTCGATCTTGTGACCAAGGATAAGGTCCATTACGTTTGGAGATTCCTGAGTAATCTTGTTGACCTGAAGGGCATCTACTCCACCATTCTGAAGGAACTTTGCAGTAGAACGTGTTGCGTAAATCTTGTAACCAAGTTTCTCAAAACGCTTTGCAACCTCAAGTGCCTCTGGCTTATCTGCATCCTTTACAGTGATAATCATCTGCTTGTGCTTTGGAAGTACAACTCCTGCACCAAGGAATGCCTTGTAAAGTGCCTCCTCGAAGGTCTTTGCGATACCTAAGCACTCACCAGTAGACTTCATCTCAGGGCCAAGGGAAATCTCGGCACCGCGAAGCTTCTCGAAGGAGAACACTGGCATCTTGATTGCGATGTAATCTGCCTCTGGCTGAAGTCCTGGCTTGTAGCCCATATCTGTAATCTTGTGACCAAGAATAGCCTTTGCTGCAAGGTCAACGATTGGAATACCTGTAACCTTACTGATGTAAGGAACTGTACGTGAGCTTCGAGGGTTAACCTCGATTACATAAACCTCTCCGTCCATTGCGATGAACTGGATGTTAATCATACCAAGTACGTGGAGTGCCTTTGCAAGGCG contains:
- a CDS encoding recombinase family protein; the encoded protein is MGKEYGYARVSDKHQKEDRQLIALQGMNISKKNIYVDKQSGKDFNREGYKKLIRKLKPDDVIYVKSIDRLGRNYEDILEQWKMITKEKKADIVVIDNPLLDTRRGKDLMGTFLTDVVLALLSYVAENERVNIRQRQAEGIAAAKAKGIRFGPAPSPLPKNFNKVYRRWRQKEIPLAEAARQCGMPKSTFYDRACKYEIGKE